A genomic stretch from Leptotrichia sp. HSP-536 includes:
- a CDS encoding tetratricopeptide repeat protein — protein sequence MKKNGIDKLNGIDKLFEEYMKRIQSGDTKAMNEIGLIFQNSNENKNAEKWFLKAIEAGDYEFANNLGYLYASQNDFENAKKYYLLAIENQDFNALGNLAILYEQNGKHEEAEKYYLQAVEKDCGNAKNNLLIFYNKTHQTDKEKDIYLHLALKNNSDAMNHLGIIFVGEGKFEEAEKWFLKASVLGDEHAKNNLKVLRDNFAEKK from the coding sequence ATGAAAAAAAATGGAATAGATAAATTAAATGGAATAGATAAATTATTTGAAGAATATATGAAAAGGATACAGTCTGGGGATACGAAGGCAATGAATGAAATCGGTCTTATTTTTCAGAATAGTAATGAAAATAAAAATGCTGAAAAATGGTTCTTGAAAGCTATTGAAGCTGGGGACTATGAATTTGCCAATAATTTGGGATATTTATATGCCAGTCAGAATGATTTTGAAAATGCTAAAAAGTATTATCTGTTGGCAATTGAAAATCAGGATTTTAATGCCTTGGGGAATTTGGCAATTTTATATGAGCAGAATGGCAAACATGAAGAAGCGGAAAAATATTACTTGCAGGCAGTCGAAAAAGATTGTGGAAATGCAAAAAATAACTTGCTGATATTTTATAATAAAACTCATCAGACTGACAAAGAAAAAGATATTTATTTACATTTAGCTTTGAAAAATAATTCAGATGCAATGAATCATCTGGGAATAATTTTTGTAGGCGAAGGAAAATTTGAGGAAGCGGAAAAATGGTTTTTAAAGGCCTCAGTACTTGGAGATGAGCATGCAAAGAATAATTTGAAAGTGCTAAGGGATAATTTTGCTGAAAAAAAATAA
- the rph gene encoding ribonuclease PH, which produces MRKNNRKNNEMREVKVTRNYIIHPEGSVLIEFGNTKVICNATIEEKIPRWLKGTGSGWITAEYSMLPRATNTRVQRESTKGKLSGRTMEIQRLIGRALRAAIDLEKLGERTVMIDCDVIQADGGTRTASITGAYLALELAIERLIDEGKLKEIPIKAKVAAISVGKVRNELLLDLEYEEDSKADVDMNIVMNNKGEFIELQGTGEEATFTQTELLKFIELSKIAFDKLFVL; this is translated from the coding sequence GTGAGAAAGAATAATAGAAAAAATAATGAAATGCGAGAAGTAAAAGTAACTAGAAATTACATTATTCATCCAGAAGGCTCAGTCCTAATTGAATTTGGAAATACTAAAGTTATTTGTAATGCAACAATTGAGGAAAAAATACCAAGATGGTTAAAAGGAACAGGTTCAGGATGGATAACAGCTGAATATAGCATGCTTCCAAGAGCTACAAATACACGTGTTCAAAGAGAATCAACAAAAGGAAAGCTTTCTGGAAGAACAATGGAAATTCAAAGATTAATTGGAAGAGCTTTAAGAGCGGCAATAGATTTGGAAAAATTAGGAGAAAGAACAGTAATGATTGACTGCGATGTGATTCAGGCTGATGGGGGAACAAGAACCGCTTCAATAACAGGAGCATATCTGGCTTTAGAATTGGCAATAGAAAGATTGATTGATGAAGGAAAACTGAAGGAAATACCGATTAAAGCCAAAGTTGCGGCAATAAGCGTTGGGAAAGTTCGAAATGAGTTGCTTCTTGACTTGGAATACGAAGAAGATTCAAAAGCGGATGTGGACATGAATATCGTAATGAATAACAAAGGTGAGTTTATTGAATTGCAGGGAACTGGTGAAGAGGCGACTTTTACACAGACGGAACTTTTGAAGTTTATAGAGTTGTCCAAAATCGCTTTTGACAAATTATTTGTTTTATAA
- the glyA gene encoding serine hydroxymethyltransferase, with amino-acid sequence MSYVKDADLEVYNAIVEEEKRQEEGIELIASENFVSKAVMEASGSVFTNKYAEGYPGKRYYGGCSNSDVVESLAVERLKEIFGAKYVNVQPHSGSQANMGVYVGLLEAGDKILGMSLSAGGHLTHGYKINFSGKNYIGLEYGLNPETELIDYEAVREIALREKPKMIVAGASAYSRIIDFKKFREIADEIGAYLMVDMAHIAGLVAAGLHPNPIEYADVVTSTTHKTLRGPRGGIILTNNEEIAKKVNKTIFPGIQGGPLVHIIAAKAVAFKEALSPEFKKYQEQVAKNAKVMAEELAKGGLRIVSGGTDNHLMLVDLRPMGVTGKLAEAKLEEAGITCNKNAIPNDPEKPFVTSGIRLGTPAITARGFKEEETRQIAQFILTILGNINDSEKIVQVKEQVLKLTEKFPLYKNK; translated from the coding sequence ATGAGTTATGTGAAAGATGCAGATCTGGAAGTCTATAATGCGATTGTGGAAGAAGAAAAGAGACAAGAAGAAGGAATCGAGCTTATTGCATCAGAAAATTTTGTTTCAAAGGCGGTAATGGAAGCCTCAGGGTCAGTATTTACAAATAAATATGCGGAAGGATATCCAGGGAAAAGATATTATGGAGGATGTTCAAATTCTGATGTTGTAGAAAGTTTGGCAGTTGAAAGATTAAAAGAAATATTTGGGGCAAAATATGTGAATGTTCAGCCGCATTCAGGTTCACAAGCTAATATGGGAGTTTATGTGGGACTTCTTGAAGCTGGAGATAAAATTTTGGGAATGAGCCTTAGTGCAGGTGGACATTTGACACACGGTTATAAAATAAATTTTTCAGGAAAAAATTATATCGGTCTAGAATACGGATTAAATCCTGAAACTGAATTAATCGACTATGAAGCAGTTAGAGAAATCGCTTTAAGAGAGAAGCCTAAAATGATAGTTGCAGGAGCAAGTGCATATTCGAGAATTATTGACTTTAAAAAATTTAGGGAAATTGCTGATGAAATAGGGGCATATTTGATGGTTGATATGGCTCATATTGCAGGACTTGTGGCAGCTGGACTTCATCCAAATCCAATAGAATATGCAGATGTTGTAACTTCTACAACTCATAAGACATTAAGAGGGCCTCGTGGTGGAATAATTTTGACAAATAATGAAGAAATAGCTAAAAAAGTGAATAAAACAATATTTCCAGGAATACAAGGTGGACCATTAGTTCATATAATTGCCGCAAAAGCTGTTGCTTTTAAAGAAGCGCTTAGTCCAGAATTTAAAAAATATCAGGAACAAGTAGCTAAAAATGCGAAAGTTATGGCTGAAGAACTTGCAAAAGGCGGGCTTAGAATTGTAAGTGGTGGAACTGATAACCATTTAATGCTAGTAGATTTACGTCCAATGGGAGTTACAGGAAAATTGGCTGAAGCAAAACTTGAAGAAGCTGGAATAACTTGTAACAAAAATGCCATCCCAAATGATCCTGAAAAACCATTTGTCACAAGCGGAATAAGACTTGGAACGCCTGCAATTACAGCCCGTGGATTTAAAGAAGAAGAAACAAGACAAATAGCACAATTTATATTGACTATTTTAGGGAATATAAATGATAGTGAAAAAATTGTTCAAGTAAAGGAACAAGTTTTAAAATTAACAGAAAAATTTCCGCTTTATAAAAATAAATAA
- a CDS encoding VacJ family lipoprotein — protein sequence MAGKNKFIIIGTMMIIATVGQSKIKEIKNEDTVMFMEENEKETNDDLFVKFVDGNAQTSEKNVELVSQTNINTKKNKLDKNKYIAFEQDSYGILATNLEELNEDYIVSSQVFKLTGIKDSLEPFNRRMYAFNTQLDRKVVYPVSRVYSAIVPKPIRKGISNFYNNFKEIPTFINSVLQLKPGKAINALGRFVVNSTVGILGVTDVATKFGMKNDPETMGETLGHYGVKEGSYLVLPILGPSSLRDAFGTAVDTLGEGAVRGLAEDKLFFDTGVFDEKIYGAARPIVTGLNARSMFSMRYGDLNSPFEYDLVKALYYNYRKIKIIK from the coding sequence ATGGCTGGGAAAAATAAATTTATAATAATTGGAACAATGATGATTATTGCGACAGTTGGACAATCTAAAATAAAAGAAATAAAAAATGAAGATACCGTAATGTTTATGGAAGAAAATGAAAAGGAAACGAATGATGATTTATTTGTAAAATTTGTCGATGGAAATGCACAAACATCTGAAAAAAATGTTGAGCTGGTTTCGCAGACGAACATAAATACAAAAAAAAATAAACTTGATAAAAATAAATATATTGCTTTTGAGCAGGACAGTTATGGAATATTAGCAACAAATTTAGAAGAACTGAATGAAGATTATATTGTTTCAAGTCAAGTTTTTAAATTAACAGGAATAAAAGATTCATTGGAACCTTTTAATAGAAGAATGTATGCTTTTAATACACAGCTTGATAGAAAAGTGGTTTATCCAGTTTCACGTGTATATTCAGCAATTGTTCCAAAACCAATAAGAAAAGGAATTTCCAATTTTTATAATAATTTTAAAGAAATACCTACATTTATAAATTCAGTATTACAGTTAAAACCTGGCAAAGCAATAAATGCACTTGGAAGATTTGTTGTAAATTCAACTGTAGGAATCTTGGGAGTAACGGATGTTGCTACAAAATTTGGAATGAAAAACGATCCTGAAACAATGGGAGAGACATTAGGACATTATGGAGTAAAGGAAGGGTCGTATTTAGTTTTGCCAATACTTGGTCCGAGCAGCTTGAGAGATGCATTTGGAACGGCAGTAGACACGTTGGGAGAAGGAGCAGTACGAGGCTTAGCGGAAGACAAGCTATTTTTTGATACAGGAGTATTTGATGAAAAGATTTACGGAGCTGCAAGACCTATTGTTACTGGGTTAAATGCGCGTTCCATGTTTAGTATGAGATACGGGGATTTAAATTCACCTTTTGAATATGATTTGGTAAAAGCCCTTTATTATAATTATAGAAAAATAAAAATTATAAAATAA
- a CDS encoding alpha/beta hydrolase, translated as MLSSIVFAEVDVSQIASDYPYKDSGIMATVLGTPANEQYKFKNTKAPKVKKFTTTKKIPEILRQWKDYEYGVWTQKGKAPLIVLISGTGSLYSSGMSLYLANVFYDKGYNVIAFSSPTTMPYIVSQSKNMYAGYIKDETAQLYSLISQAISKEKSEGMKIDKTYISGYSLGAFQSLLLYEMDEKNNKKIGISKSLLLNCPVSILTATQNLDGFLVKNGIYDARSLEKYMDTIFSRLMYDKSIQIKDIEFSNLTKSLGKFGLGEKDFEVLTGLLFRFYSANMTFAGEVFSGRKAIGRLSDKKSYKRFDSISKEFREGLSISFDEYAKEILYPYLKENKNPNLDFNEFINEFDLKNSQDFITRNNKNIIFITSRDDILYSNQDLDYIENTFSNKVIIPFGGHIGILWHKDVANLIVDKLEEN; from the coding sequence TTGCTATCTAGCATAGTTTTTGCTGAAGTGGATGTTTCACAGATAGCAAGTGATTATCCATATAAAGACAGTGGAATAATGGCAACAGTTCTCGGAACCCCTGCCAATGAGCAGTACAAATTTAAAAATACAAAAGCGCCAAAAGTTAAAAAATTTACAACAACAAAAAAAATTCCTGAAATATTAAGACAATGGAAGGATTATGAATACGGTGTATGGACTCAGAAGGGAAAAGCGCCACTTATAGTTTTAATTTCGGGAACAGGTTCTCTGTATAGCAGTGGAATGTCGCTATATCTAGCAAATGTATTTTATGACAAGGGCTATAACGTGATTGCATTTAGTTCACCAACAACAATGCCGTATATTGTAAGCCAAAGTAAAAATATGTATGCAGGGTATATAAAAGATGAAACTGCACAATTATATTCTCTGATAAGTCAGGCTATTTCTAAGGAAAAATCTGAAGGAATGAAGATTGATAAAACATATATCAGTGGTTATAGTTTGGGTGCTTTTCAGTCGCTTTTACTTTACGAAATGGATGAAAAAAATAATAAAAAAATTGGAATTAGCAAATCTTTGCTATTAAATTGTCCAGTCAGTATTTTAACTGCAACACAGAATTTAGATGGATTTTTAGTAAAGAATGGAATATATGATGCGAGAAGTTTGGAAAAATATATGGATACAATATTTAGCAGACTTATGTATGATAAATCAATTCAAATAAAAGACATTGAATTTTCGAATCTTACTAAGTCATTAGGAAAATTTGGATTGGGAGAAAAGGATTTTGAAGTACTGACAGGATTACTGTTTAGATTTTATTCGGCTAATATGACATTTGCTGGAGAAGTATTTAGTGGAAGAAAAGCTATTGGGAGACTTTCAGACAAAAAATCTTACAAACGTTTTGATTCTATTTCAAAGGAATTTAGGGAAGGGTTGTCAATTTCATTTGATGAATATGCAAAAGAAATTTTATATCCGTATTTGAAAGAAAATAAAAATCCTAATCTTGACTTTAATGAATTTATAAATGAATTTGACTTAAAAAACAGTCAGGATTTTATAACTAGAAATAATAAGAATATTATATTTATAACATCTAGAGATGATATTTTATATTCAAATCAGGATTTAGATTACATAGAAAATACATTTTCAAATAAAGTTATAATACCATTTGGCGGGCATATAGGAATTTTATGGCATAAAGATGTGGCAAATTTGATAGTGGATAAACTGGAGGAAAATTAA